A DNA window from Arachis duranensis cultivar V14167 chromosome 3, aradu.V14167.gnm2.J7QH, whole genome shotgun sequence contains the following coding sequences:
- the LOC107481320 gene encoding polygalacturonase 1 beta-like protein 3 isoform X1, translated as MMSPLFLLILLFSSLTVGFSGSGGDQNPFTPKAYAMRYWDKAIQNTLPKPSFLTSKASPLTAIQAAKYAKLAATNALTTRLPEFCSAAHLLCFPDITPNLSKRDKSQSFSGYEDGQNFTSYGIGGAGSVNNFKNYSDGFFNPGVNEFRSYSRSSGGGSETFTGYGEGTNVVEEGFNTYGKGSGGGTGEFTQYATNSNVPTLRFSSYGEGTGGRQESFSKYSDDSNAGDQTFSNYGKNAAGAVSEFDSYGNNSNVASSTFGSYGAGGAGQNETFTNYGINMNVPEENFNNYGARTTGGTQAFTNYRNQANVGDTSFSSYDKGSNQGAANFTSYGQSFNEGSDTFKGYAVNSTAAKAGFKEYGVNTTFKEYNKDGVSFSGYTNATTSSAHVSGNLAKKWVEPGKFFRESMLKEGTIMPMPDIKDKMPKRSFLPRSVLTKLPFSTSELKRIFKASDESSMDKMIKDSMGECTRAPSAGETKRCVGSVEDMIDFATSVLGRDITVRSTENVNGSKKNVMVSKVKGINGGKVTKSVSCHQSLFPYLLYYCHSVPKVRVYEADLLDPNTKAKINHGVAICHLDTTAWSPTHGAFLALGSGPGKIEVCHWIFENDMTWTIAN; from the exons ATGATGAGCCCCCTTTTTCTCCTCATCCTCCTCTTCTCATCCCTCACT GTTGGTTTCTCCGGCAGCGGCGGAGACCAAAATCCGTTCACACCAAAGGCGTACGCGATGCGGTACTGGGACAAAGCCATTCAAAACACGCTTCCAAAGCCATCCTTCCTCACCTCCAAGGCCTCACCACTAACTGCCATTCAAGCCGCCAAGTACGCAAAACTTGCCGCCACCAACGCCCTCACCACGCGCCTCCCCGAGTTCTGCTCGGCTGCGCACCTCCTCTGCTTTCCTGACATCACGCCCAATCTCTCCAAGCGAGACAAGAGCCAAAGCTTCTCCGGCTACGAAGACGGCCAGAACTTCACCAGCTACGGCATCGGTGGTGCCGGAAGCGTCAACAACTTCAAGAACTACTCCGACGGCTTTTTCAACCCCGGGGTGAACGAGTTCCGCTCCTACAGCCGAAGCTCCGGTGGTGGCAGCGAGACCTTTACAGGCTATGGAGAAGGCACCAACGTCGTCGAGGAAGGCTTCAACACCTACGGCAAAGGTTCCGGAGGCGGCACCGGAGAATTCACACAGTACGCGACAAACTCAAACGTCCCAACCCTCCGGTTCTCGTCGTACGGCGAGGGAACCGGCGGCAGGCAAGAAAGTTTCTCCAAGTACAGCGACGACAGCAACGCCGGAGATCAGACGTTCTCGAACTACGGCAAAAACGCTGCCGGAGCCGTGAGCGAGTTCGACAGCTATGGTAACAACTCGAACGTGGCGTCGTCGACCTTTGGTAGCTACGGCGCCGGTGGCGCGGGGCAGAACGAGACGTTCACGAACTACGGGATAAACATGAACGTGCCTGAAGAGAATTTCAATAACTATGGGGCTCGAACCACCGGAGGAACGCAAGCATTCACGAACTATAGAAATCAGGCGAACGTCGGTGATACCTCGTTTTCTTCGTACGATAAGGGATCAAACCAAGGAGCGGCCAATTTCACCAGCTACGGCCAATCCTTCAATGAAGGCTCCGATACCTTTAAAGGCTACGCCGTCAATTCCACGGCGGCCAAG GCTGGGTTCAAAGAATACGGTGTGAACACGACCTTCAAGGAGTACAACAAAGACGGTGTCTCCTTCTCCGGCTACACCAACGCCACCACTTCTTCAGCGCACGTTAGTGGCAATCTGGCCAAAAAATGGGTGGAGCCAGGCAAATTCTTCCGCGAGAGCATGTTAAAGGAAGGCACTATTATGCCCATGCCGGACATCAAGGACAAGATGCCCAAAAG GTCATTTTTGCCCCGTTCCGTTTTGACCAAATTACCCTTCTCCACCTCCGAGCTCAAGCGCATCTTCAAGGCCTCCGATGAATCCTCCATGGACAAGATGATAAAAGACTCCATGGGAGAGTGCACCAGAGCTCCCAGCGCGGGGGAGACAAAACGATGCGTTGGATCTGTGGAGGACATGATCGACTTTGCAACTTCCGTTTTGGGGCGTGACATTACCGTTAGAAGCACCGAGAACGTTAACGGGTCAAAGAAGAATGTGATGGTGAGTAAGGTCAAAGGGATCAACGGTGGAAAAGTAACCAAATCTGTTTCTTGCCATCAGAGCTTGTTCCCTTACTTATTGTATTACTGCCACTCGGTTCCTAAGGTTCGGGTTTACGAAGCGGATCTTTTGGACCCGAATACGAAAGCTAAGATTAACCACGGTGTTGCCATCTGTCACTTGGACACCACTGCATGGAGCCCAACCCATGGTGCATTCTTGGCCCTTGGATCAGGTCCTGGTAAGATTGAGGTTTGCCATTGGATCTTTGAGAATGATATGACTTGGACCATTGCTAATTGA
- the LOC107481320 gene encoding polygalacturonase 1 beta-like protein 3 isoform X2, with amino-acid sequence MMSPLFLLILLFSSLTVGFSGSGGDQNPFTPKAYAMRYWDKAIQNTLPKPSFLTSKASPLTAIQAAKYAKLAATNALTTRLPEFCSAAHLLCFPDITPNLSKRDKSQSFSGYEDGQNFTSYGIGGAGSVNNFKNYSDGFFNPGVNEFRSYSRSSGGGSETFTGYGEGTNVVEEGFNTYGKGSGGGTGEFTQYATNSNVPTLRFSSYGEGTGGRQESFSKYSDDSNAGDQTFSNYGKNAAGAVSEFDSYGNNSNVASSTFGSYGAGGAGQNETFTNYGINMNVPEENFNNYGARTTGGTQAFTNYRNQANVGDTSFSSYDKGSNQGAANFTSYGQSFNEGSDTFKGYAVNSTAAKAGFKEYGVNTTFKEYNKDGVSFSGYTNATTSSAHVSGNLAKKWVEPGKFFRESMLKEGTIMPMPDIKDKMPKRSFLPRSILTKLPFSTSELKRIFKASDESSMDKMIKDSMGECTRAPSAGETKRCVGSVEDMIDFATSVLGRDITVRSTENVNGSKKNVMVSKVKGINGGKVTKSVSCHQSLFPYLLYYCHSVPKVRVYEADLLDPNTKAKINHGVAICHLDTTAWSPTHGAFLALGSGPGKIEVCHWIFENDMTWTIAN; translated from the exons ATGATGAGCCCCCTTTTTCTCCTCATCCTCCTCTTCTCATCCCTCACT GTTGGTTTCTCCGGCAGCGGCGGAGACCAAAATCCGTTCACACCAAAGGCGTACGCGATGCGGTACTGGGACAAAGCCATTCAAAACACGCTTCCAAAGCCATCCTTCCTCACCTCCAAGGCCTCACCACTAACTGCCATTCAAGCCGCCAAGTACGCAAAACTTGCCGCCACCAACGCCCTCACCACGCGCCTCCCCGAGTTCTGCTCGGCTGCGCACCTCCTCTGCTTTCCTGACATCACGCCCAATCTCTCCAAGCGAGACAAGAGCCAAAGCTTCTCCGGCTACGAAGACGGCCAGAACTTCACCAGCTACGGCATCGGTGGTGCCGGAAGCGTCAACAACTTCAAGAACTACTCCGACGGCTTTTTCAACCCCGGGGTGAACGAGTTCCGCTCCTACAGCCGAAGCTCCGGTGGTGGCAGCGAGACCTTTACAGGCTATGGAGAAGGCACCAACGTCGTCGAGGAAGGCTTCAACACCTACGGCAAAGGTTCCGGAGGCGGCACCGGAGAATTCACACAGTACGCGACAAACTCAAACGTCCCAACCCTCCGGTTCTCGTCGTACGGCGAGGGAACCGGCGGCAGGCAAGAAAGTTTCTCCAAGTACAGCGACGACAGCAACGCCGGAGATCAGACGTTCTCGAACTACGGCAAAAACGCTGCCGGAGCCGTGAGCGAGTTCGACAGCTATGGTAACAACTCGAACGTGGCGTCGTCGACCTTTGGTAGCTACGGCGCCGGTGGCGCGGGGCAGAACGAGACGTTCACGAACTACGGGATAAACATGAACGTGCCTGAAGAGAATTTCAATAACTATGGGGCTCGAACCACCGGAGGAACGCAAGCATTCACGAACTATAGAAATCAGGCGAACGTCGGTGATACCTCGTTTTCTTCGTACGATAAGGGATCAAACCAAGGAGCGGCCAATTTCACCAGCTACGGCCAATCCTTCAATGAAGGCTCCGATACCTTTAAAGGCTACGCCGTCAATTCCACGGCGGCCAAG GCTGGGTTCAAAGAATACGGTGTGAACACGACCTTCAAGGAGTACAACAAAGACGGTGTCTCCTTCTCCGGCTACACCAACGCCACCACTTCTTCAGCGCACGTTAGTGGCAATCTGGCCAAAAAATGGGTGGAGCCAGGCAAATTCTTCCGCGAGAGCATGTTAAAGGAAGGCACTATTATGCCCATGCCGGACATCAAGGACAAGATGCCCAAAAGGTCATTCTTGCCCCGCTCCA TTTTGACCAAATTACCCTTCTCCACCTCCGAGCTCAAGCGCATCTTCAAGGCCTCCGATGAATCCTCCATGGACAAGATGATAAAAGACTCCATGGGAGAGTGCACCAGAGCTCCCAGCGCGGGGGAGACAAAACGATGCGTTGGATCTGTGGAGGACATGATCGACTTTGCAACTTCCGTTTTGGGGCGTGACATTACCGTTAGAAGCACCGAGAACGTTAACGGGTCAAAGAAGAATGTGATGGTGAGTAAGGTCAAAGGGATCAACGGTGGAAAAGTAACCAAATCTGTTTCTTGCCATCAGAGCTTGTTCCCTTACTTATTGTATTACTGCCACTCGGTTCCTAAGGTTCGGGTTTACGAAGCGGATCTTTTGGACCCGAATACGAAAGCTAAGATTAACCACGGTGTTGCCATCTGTCACTTGGACACCACTGCATGGAGCCCAACCCATGGTGCATTCTTGGCCCTTGGATCAGGTCCTGGTAAGATTGAGGTTTGCCATTGGATCTTTGAGAATGATATGACTTGGACCATTGCTAATTGA